Below is a genomic region from Bordetella pertussis 18323.
GGGCCACGCCCAGGCCGTGGCGCACCAGGTTGGCGATGGCGTCGATTTCGTCGAGCTCGATGGCTTCGCGCACATCCAGCCGATGCCGCTTCAGGAACATGTCCACCAGCCGGCCGCCGAACGAGGCGCGGTCGTAGCGGATGAAGGGCTGGCCGGCCAACAGCTCGCGCCAGGGCCCCTCCGGCGCCGCCTCGGGCACGGCCAGCACCATGGGCTCGTGCAGCAGGGGCTGCCATTCCAGCTCCGGCGGCAGCGCGAACGGCGGGCGGATCAGCACCGCCAGGTCGACTTCGCCGGCATCGACATGGCCCAGCAGCGTGAGCGACACGCCCGGCACGATGCGCACGCGCACATCCGGGTGCTCGGCGCGCAGGGCCGCCAGGGCCCGCACCAGCAGATCCTGCTGCACCGACGCAATCGCGCCCACGCGCAACAGGCCGCTGATCCGGCCGGCGCCGGCCATGCCCACCACGCGGTCGGCCATGGCGACCAGCACCTCGGCCTGCGGCAGCAGGCTACGGCCATGGTGGTTCAAGGCGGCCGACTTGCCGGTCCGTTCGAACAGCGCCACGCCCAGGTGTTCTTCCAGGCGCTTGATCTGTGCGCTGACGGCCGACTGCGTCAGGCCGAGCCGGCGCCCGGCTCCCGTGAAGGTGCCGCCGCGCGCCACGGCGATGAAGGTTTTGAATTCCCGGATCACAATCGATTTTATTGATGCTCAGCCCGAATATTTATCGTTTTTCTATCACAAAAACAACTAATACACTATGCCCTGAATCTTCAATGCCGTCAGGAGCTCGCATGTCCACCCCGTCTCCCATTCCTCCGTTCCACCTGGCCTTCCCGGTCCGCGACCTGGCCGAAGCCCGTGATTTCTACGGCGCCTTGCTGGGCTGTCCGGAAGGGCGCAGCTCGCCCGAGTGGATCGACTTCAATTTCTATGGCCACCAGATCGTGGCCCACCTGGCGCCCCAGGCATGCGGCTCGGCCGCCACCAACGCGGTCGACGCGCACAACGTGCCGGTGCGCCATTTCGGCGCGGTGCTGTCCATGGACCAGTGGGAAGCCCTGGCCGGCAAGCTGACCGACGCCGGCACCGAGTTCGTGATCGAACCCTATATCCGCTTCAAGGGCGAGGTGGGCGAGCAGGCCACCATGTTCTTCCTCGATCCGTCGGGCAACGCACTGGAGTTCAAGGCCTTCAAGAACATAGAATCCCTGTTTGCCAAGTAACTTTCTTCGCAGCAGGTATCGCCGTTGACCGCATCGCCCTCGCCTCCTTCTTCGGCGCCCGCCGGCTGGCGCATCCTGCCGCAGGGCGACCGCTGCCTGATCGTGTGGTTCGGCGCGCAGATCGACGCCGGCGTCGGCCGCGCCTGCCTGGCGGCGGCCGGCCTGCTGCGCGCCGCCGGCCTGGCGGGCGTGACCGACGTGGTGCCCTCGTTCGCGGCGGTGGCGGTGCACTATCGCCCCGGCCCGGACGGCGCGCCCGACTACGCCACGCTGGCGGCGCAAGTCGAACGCCTGCTGGCCGGCGGCATCCCGGTCGACGACAGCGCCGGGCGGGAAATGGAAATCCCCGTGTGCTACGGCGGCGAGCATGGCCCCGACCTCGAAGAAGCCGCGCGCGCCGCGGGCCTGACGCCCGAGGCGCTGGTCGCGCTGCATGGCGCGCCCGGCAGCATGGTCTACATGCTGGGCTTCGCGCCGGGCCATTCCTATATCGGCGTGCACGACGCGCGCCTGGACCTGCCGCGCCGCGCCACGCCGCGCACGGCGGTGCCGGCCGGCTCGGTCGCCATCGCCAACCGGCAGACCGTCATCTATCCCGCGCGCCTGCCCGGCGGCTGGAACATCATCGGCGCCACGCCGCTGAACCTGTTCGACCCGGGCCGCGAACCCGCCGCGCTGCTGCAACCCGGCGACCGCATCCGCTTCGTGCCGATCGACGCCGCCGAGTTCGATCGCCTGCGGGAGGCGCAATGAGCCTGGCCGTCATCAAGCCCGGCATGCTGTCCACCTTCCAGGACGGCGGCCGCCACGGCTACCAGCACCAGGGCATTCCGGTGGCCGGCGCCATGGACCCCCGCGCGCACCGGCTGGCCAACCTGCTGGCCGGCAACGCCGCCGACACCGCCACGCTGGAGATCACCGTGGCCGGTCCCACGCTGCGCTTCGAGGCGCCGGCCTGCGTGGCGCTGGGCGGCGCCGACCTGGGCGCCACGCTCGGCGGCCTGCCCGCGCCCGTGCTGCGCCCGCTGGTGGCGCGCGCCGGCGACGTGCTGTCCTTCGCCCGGCCCGGCCAGGGCGCGCGCGCCTATCTGGCGGTGCACGGCGGCTACGACCTGCCCATGGTCATGGGCAACCAGAGCACCTACCTGCGTAGCGCCTTCGGCGGCTACCACGGACGCGCCCTGGCCAAGGGCGACCAGGTCGGCCTGCGCCGGCCCCTGGCCGACGACGCGGCGCGCCTGGACGCGCTGGCGCAGCAGCTGTGGCAACTGCGCTTCTATCTTGCCGCCACCCTGAGCAGCCCGCCGCGCGACGTGCTGCGCATACTGCCCGGGCCCCACTGGGCGGCTTTCGACGCCGCCTCGCGCCAGGCCTTGCTGGACCAGGCCTTCCGTATCGGTGCGCAATCCGACCGCATGGGCTATCGTC
It encodes:
- a CDS encoding LysR family transcriptional regulator — its product is MIREFKTFIAVARGGTFTGAGRRLGLTQSAVSAQIKRLEEHLGVALFERTGKSAALNHHGRSLLPQAEVLVAMADRVVGMAGAGRISGLLRVGAIASVQQDLLVRALAALRAEHPDVRVRIVPGVSLTLLGHVDAGEVDLAVLIRPPFALPPELEWQPLLHEPMVLAVPEAAPEGPWRELLAGQPFIRYDRASFGGRLVDMFLKRHRLDVREAIELDEIDAIANLVRHGLGVALLPHTRHLDARGLRLLELDDQVRFAREIGLIVRQPLGQSPLAQRLAQCLRAAVSFGEA
- a CDS encoding VOC family protein; this translates as MSTPSPIPPFHLAFPVRDLAEARDFYGALLGCPEGRSSPEWIDFNFYGHQIVAHLAPQACGSAATNAVDAHNVPVRHFGAVLSMDQWEALAGKLTDAGTEFVIEPYIRFKGEVGEQATMFFLDPSGNALEFKAFKNIESLFAK
- the pxpB gene encoding 5-oxoprolinase subunit PxpB, producing MTASPSPPSSAPAGWRILPQGDRCLIVWFGAQIDAGVGRACLAAAGLLRAAGLAGVTDVVPSFAAVAVHYRPGPDGAPDYATLAAQVERLLAGGIPVDDSAGREMEIPVCYGGEHGPDLEEAARAAGLTPEALVALHGAPGSMVYMLGFAPGHSYIGVHDARLDLPRRATPRTAVPAGSVAIANRQTVIYPARLPGGWNIIGATPLNLFDPGREPAALLQPGDRIRFVPIDAAEFDRLREAQ
- a CDS encoding biotin-dependent carboxyltransferase family protein, with product MSLAVIKPGMLSTFQDGGRHGYQHQGIPVAGAMDPRAHRLANLLAGNAADTATLEITVAGPTLRFEAPACVALGGADLGATLGGLPAPVLRPLVARAGDVLSFARPGQGARAYLAVHGGYDLPMVMGNQSTYLRSAFGGYHGRALAKGDQVGLRRPLADDAARLDALAQQLWQLRFYLAATLSSPPRDVLRILPGPHWAAFDAASRQALLDQAFRIGAQSDRMGYRLEGPRLRLSEPREMLSEATCFGTVQVPADGAPIVLMADRQTTGGYPKLAQAMPGQALRFALIELAQAQRLDAAREAAFAQLTGQLDALRGLLRDFQEPTP